The sequence TCAGCAACTCAGGGCAGTGAATTTTTATCCCTGCTTAACAAAATTAAGCTACATACATCTCTGAAATCTTTCCTCCTACCCGTGTTAAAAggtttggttgtgtttttttctttttggcaaatGCCAAATGTATCTTTGAAGAACCAAACTTATCTCTGAAACAAATATGACTCAAAAATGGGGACCAGGTTTACAGAGTTTGGTCTCATCCAGAGATGCTGAAGCCAGGCTGCATGGCCTCCAGAGTGAGGGGGTACCAGGAGAAAAGCTGACGGGAGAAGtaaaatgagataaaaaataataaaaaaaacaaaaagcaaaggcaaaggGAGATGTGGTTGTACTCAAGGCGCCCACGGTGTTTCACAGCTTAGTAAGACACCCAAActtgcttattttaaaagaaaaaaattaaaaaatcttacatactgaaatcagttttctctttccatctgGCACAGTTCATCTTCAAAGTAGTGATGGCACTGGAGGGTACACCAACAGGAAAGGGCTTTTTTAAGCAGGGTTTGCTGAGGTGaagagatggaaagagaaaatctgCCCAGAATTCAGATCCTGGAGTGtttcaacaacaaaatgttttaaaaaatgtgatggTGAAACCTGTAGGAATTATAAACACTtctctgctcacagagcagagctTAAGGTATTGTGTTTCACAGAGTCTGTGTTCAAGTCAACAAGGCAATGACACTGCTCACTTTGTCTTGCCAGAAGCCAGCTCATCATCTTTTTGAAGCAATCCCATGAGGTTTATTCTCCAAAAATCCACAGGACGTTCACTCCCGACAAGCCAAGGTTTACACGTCTGCAGAAACAAAGTCATCACAATCAGGTGCAAGGAAATCAAAGTACCTGTTTAAAGCAAGTAGTCATGACAGGTCAGCACTGTATCAAGCAGGCAGGCActgtgctttgctctgagctgtgcagagcacTTCCAGAGCAAAGAATTCTGGAGCAAGGGAAAGCCTTgatactatttttatttcaaggcAACTTTTCAGTGTATACTCCAAACATGTCTTGTTGTGCCAAAAACATGAGGCTATGGCATGATGGCTTTTGTCTCTGGTTATAAACAGCAGAGCTTCTCAGGCCAGAAAGCAACACCACTCCTCCCCAGCACAGTCTCCACCTACACACTAAACTTCTCCTCTGTGTGTTCAAACAAATACAACtctatttttatgaaaaatctGCTGTTATTTCAAATGAGAAGGCGATTTGGATATttttggtgaccctgcacatagcagaggggttgaaactacatgatccttttcaacccaggccattctatcattctgtgatcaCCCCACTGCATCGGTTTTGGTTCGAGGTGCCTTCAGACAATAGGACACAACACATCAGGACGACACATTACTCACCCCAGCATCCCAGATTCCTTTGTCTTTATGATATACAGAAACATGAGCAAGGTGTGGAACATGTTGTTTCTACCCTAAAGTcacagaaggagaaaggagcTTAGAAACCACATCAATATTTCAGACAAGAAGCAGCTACGATGAACGCATCACAAAATGGCACTGCAGTGCATGTTGTCAGgagaggggagaagaaaaaaaaaagaggtgaaatGTTGATAATATGCATCACAGGTTGTATGACTTGGTATTTTAGATACCAATTGTCAGataaggaaaaagaacacaAGAAGATACTGCCCAGGTACTTGTGCACCTTAAATATTTACTAAAGCTATTATTTAATGGCAGATTAAATACTACACAATGGTCAGTGATAGAGTTAAGGTTTGCTTTCTGCACTGAGCCAACATCCCAAATCAGACAAATAAGATCTATTTTCTGATAGCAGCAACACTGGTGTACCTTGGGCAGATTGTAGACGTGGCGCTGGTAGATCAGCTCGTAGTGGGGTGGGTTGATGCTGCTTTGGTAGatgcaaaacacattttcattcGAAGTGTCTGTGGATGACAAGTTGAAAAGGTAAGGTGGATTTTGAAGGTGCTGTTGTGACACAACCAGCAGCTCAGGGAGCACGCTGTGAACACCAGTACCTGGTTTGTCGGGTGTTTGAATGAAGTGCTGGGAAGTGAAGGTTTTGCCATCAGGATACTTGGGGTGAGGTGGGAGTCTGGAGTCCAGGTAAGTGCAGAACACATGCATGATGATCTGggttaacaaaaacaaactgtggTTTAGCAGCCTTAAAGAGACCAAAGAACAACATGCAACAATACAGCAAGATTCTTCCCATAACATCAGGCACGACTCACAGCATTTGGTTGCAGCCCTGACTTAACTCCACTCTGTTCAGCAGCTCAGGGCTTAAAGCGTGGATTTCAATGGAGCAAGGCTGCCACGTGGGTGGAGacaaatttatttcttccagtaaATGAGAAGAGTGCCAGCCACAGCGTGACAAAACTGATGCTGAGTGTCAGTAGCTCAGTTCACACACAAGTAACTTTATCCTGGCGTCCTGCAGAACCTGGCAGAGCCACGGATCTTGTGAGCAGATCTGGGCCATAAACTGCAAGCCTTCTGTTTCAGGGATGGCCGAGAAGGGCAGATGCCATCCAACTCAAGTTTTACAACACGACACCTATTTAGCaagtttctcctttctcctcattttgaaatgaagtcCTAGGAAGAGTACCTTACTGTTTTGCAGACAAAAGAGTTTCCATGGACTAGAGGCCAGAGAACATCAAGTCTGAAGACTAACCTCAGAAAGCACTTCTTTGTGACATCAGATGAGATTAACAAAAATGCACATCAGTATCACTTCTTCTAGTAATTGCCTTTGAGCAATTTAATACCAACATTTTACAGCCAGTGTTCATATTAATGATACATCAAAACTTCTTTCCCAGAGTTCTTAGAAGCTTAATATACGTAGAAGTTTGATATCCAACACGACCTATGCTATCTGGTTTTGATAAAAGACTGAATGTAGGGGTTGTGATTTTCTGCCTCGGGATCTTTAAGCACTTCTGAGCTGCTCAGCTTGCTTTCTGCCAATGCTgtgagagctcatctgcagccaCCCACAATTAAACACTTCATCATCTTCAcaactagaaaaataaatcctgtttCAAGACTCAAACAGCAGCCACACCACTCCATCTCCATTCTCTCTTTGTCCattacagcaaaggaaaaggagaacaagGTGAAAGGTTTTCCTTGCATTAGAAGTTAATAGGCTTGGTTTGCCCCAGCAAGATCCCTACTAGTAAGGCTGCTCCCCAGAGCTATCTGAGAAACATTTCATGTGAGCTCAAGAGCCCAAGACTAAGGTATGCAACTGCCTTTTTGTAATCTATGCAACATCCAATCCCATTTGCATTATTCCCCACGTAATCTCACTGACTACAATGGGATTATCTTCGTAGCAATGCAAACaggattatttttgtgttcctcaAAAGGCCTACAGGCCACCACCTCCAAAACCAATGCTGAAAGGCAGCACTTACAGAAGAGTCCGTGGGCAGGTCAGTGTCCCACTTACGGCCTTTGAAATCTCCTCCTCGGTTCCATCGGAAGGAACTCATGCATCCTCCCTGAGAAAGCTCTGAAAGCAacaatatttattctttttctgagagTACAGGAGAGCAGTGTTTTATGCAAGCTTCAAGGACTTCAGGCATATTTACAGTGCACTaagtaggaaaaaatactgGGGGAGTAAATTTACAGAgtgatgtttatttttgatTAATGAAAGGGTTAAACTCAGCACTCTGCACTCAAAGTACATgggaggaaaacaagaaataaagcttttaGAAACATTTAAAGGCAAAGTTATATCCAAGTCCTGTATCATTACATTGCTACAGAACTAGAAATGCATCTCCTGCTTAAACATGGCTCTTGTCCCTACTGTGACTGTGTGAACACTTCGAATAAAGCAGTGTCTAATGCCACCATGCTTGACTGTGGTAACTGAAGTCTCTCCAAGTTAGCAAAGCATCACCACACACCTTTGATCCTTTCGACCAAGTATTCCTGGTTTGGTGTAAGATCCAAATATTGCACTATAGCATTCAGGGTTGGAATGAGTGGAGCTTTCACGAGTGCTGCTTGCTTCAGACTGCTGATGCTGGCTTCTGCAATACAAGAAGAGCCAGCACATGTCAACAGACTCCTTTACCAAGCATCATTACAAAGAACTCTCCTTTCTGGCAAATTAAACCCCAGAAATATTTAACACATGATACAGCACCTCAGTGTTAACTTCCAGGCAAATGAAAGAGCAGACAACTGCTTTATATCACAGAATATAAAAGCCACAAGGAACCAATGCCCACTTTGAAGAGCATAGAGAATAAGCAGATGGAGATGGGGTGAGCACTGATCAATTTTCCAGTGGCATCACAGCAGCTGTAGCTCCTGAGTGGACTCTATGACCAGCCCAAAAAAATGGACTTCATTTAAAGGCAGCAGATCAAACCCTCTCATTGATTAAGGGGATATCAAAGTGACATGAGAAGCAGTTCCCTCAGAATTttatcattaaataaaaaagaaaatctcagttcagcagaattttatgaAGTCCTTTCAGAAAGCAGCTAATTTTAAGGGTTTGGAAAAGCACTCTTCAGGGAACAGAAGCCACACCAACATGCAAtagaaacaaatataaattaagTCTGATGAAGATTAATACGACACCTATTCTATTCTCCAGTCACAGAGCAGCCCTCTGTCAATCAATATCAGAAATCCCAAAGTGATGGGGCATCCTACCTCCAATCTGCAGTTCTGGACACCCCATTCTTCTCAGCTGAGTGCTCACAGATTCAATCTCTTGGACAAGTGGCACCAGAATAGTTTCATTAATCcactaagaaagaaaaaggtgaaaattCAAAAGGTCAGAAGTAACaagaatacttaaaaatatcCCTAAGTTCATGCCCAGAATACTTAAAAATACCCCTTAATTTATGCCCCAGTCAGCATTGCTGTTATAATCACAAAAATGCTGACCAACAGAAACACTAAGCCACATACAGAGCATGGCAAGTGAATCACAATGAGTTTAAATGATTCTAAtatcttctgacaggccagaAAATGTAAGagttaagaaaacaaattcctaGCAGGAATCAGATAAAGTTTTTCTAAACAATGAGGGAAGTGGTATTATGAGGGAGAGCCCCTCATCCATAAAGATACGTTATACTTTGATGGGTCAACTCCCTTCTCAAATCTGCTTCAGGAAAACAAGGAGCTGATAACCACCTCAGGAGTATTTGTATGTGACAGGATTTGGGGAGTGAAGCAAGCTGGCCCTATTAATGAGCAGATGCTTGTGTGTTTGGTATGGATCTCACACAAGTCTTCACTTTTCACCTAggtcaaaattattttttcttaagcaaaTAAAACCTCATACTTGATAGATGGTATGACTGGAGGGGCAATCAAAGTTAGTTTTACTAGTGATGCTCCCATTGTGTGCAATTAGATTCTTCTGCTACAGCAAGTCCTACTGCTAAGACTAAaacctttttaatttttaattacataGCTGAGGATTGTAAGAAAAAGTCAACTCGTGGGATggaattttcatagaatcatagaatggcctgggttgaaaaggacctcaaagatcaaccagtttcaacccccctgctgtgtgcagggtcgccaaccaccagcccaggctgcccagagccacatccagcctggtcttgaatgcctccagggatggggcattcgcagcctccttgggcaacctgttccagtgaaatTATTCTTGTAATTTTCTGTGCTTCAAGCACAGGAAAACAAGTCTGAAATCccacagatatatatatttaacgACCAAACCACAAAAAGGAAAGCCAAATCTTGTTGCATCCAAGATGCTTTTGTGTACTTAATGATGTAATTATTCAGTAATACATCTCAGTATCACTCTTACAAGCTGTTTTCACCTCCTTGCACAAGCACGTCCCAACCCTCACACACAATGCAACCCTTTTCCACCTCCCCAGGCATGCAGGGACACACAAAACTTTtccactctgctctgcttgtTTCCAAAAGCCACGCAGCCCTTAGAAACAGGACTTACATTTCTGAACTTTGCAGTCCAGGAGTCCATGTGATCAAGCAGCTGCCGATTCATCATCACTCGTGCCCAAACCTGTGGAAAGGACATTATTACACTGGAAAGCCAAGAGAGTTTTTAAGGtctaaaacattttctgatgcTAACTTCAGCACATCATTCAAATCACGTTTGTTTCAGAATCCTTGTGTCTGTAGGCTTCTACTACATTCCCATTCTTTATTCATGTTACAAGACCCCTGCAGGAGTCCAAGTTGAGTTTTAAGCTCTCAGATCTATTGGGATAGATTTGAAAGGCATCTGAGTAGGGAAGCTGCTTTGGGTTTATGTGTGAAATactaaaaaaagataaattgaaTCGAAGGCATACTAATGGTGTTTCTTCAAATCAGACTTTGAGATGCAGGAGTGAAGGAGAATGTTTTATATCCTTCAGATATACAGAACACACAGTTGAACAGATGTGTTTCAAGTCAATTTTTAtgttacaaatatattttatccaAAATATCCCTTGCTCTCCAGTGCAGAAATCATTTTACAACTATAATTTACATCCCTTTACATTGACATGGAATCTTAAAAGCTGCAGGATGTAAATGCTATAGGATTTCTaggatttctctctctcaaacACTTTTAGAGCTCAAATTCAAACCTTTGGATGAGGCTGTATATTTTAGGGGCCTGCTTCTCTCTTGGCTACCTTGCTGCTGAATTTACCTCCTCTGCAGCCTGCTTTGAGCTCAGATCAGCTTCATCTTTGTGTGCTGATGGAGCCTGGGACCTGCAAGCCAGCTGATACTGGAACTTCCTCAGAATCTGGGCATAGTCTCCCATGGAACGGCTGTAGTTCCAAAAGGTTGGGCTGCTGGAAGGAGAGCTGGAATCTGAACTTCCTGAAAGAATAATTCATTAACAGGTCATGTGAAATTATAGCCAAGTAACTCTGGAAGCAACAGTACAGGCAGCAAGTCAGCGTAGTAAGGCATTGACAAGACATGAACACCAATTATCATGAGTACAGACCCTGAAATCAATCTGATTTCAACACTGATTTCATTCTCTATCTTAACAAGCATTGTATCTATGCAGGACAAAAGCAACCTGCAGGTAATTCAAGCCCCTCCTTATCTGCAGTATCTTCTCCACAAGATACACCTCTCATCAAGGTGATTAAAGCCCTTCATCTTATCACTGTCCACAACAACCAGCAAACACTGTGGACACAATCCATCAGCACATGCCTCAGTAAGGTTGATTCTGTGGGTAAGAAGTGCTTATCCTACCCAAAGAAAtacttcagaggaaaaactCCCAAGCTCCTAAGCCATGGGTAGACATTATGGCATTCTACATCATGTCTTAAATACTCAGTAGAAGGCTGAACTGTTCAGCAACCATCATTACCAAGTTCACAGGTGATTAACACTAATGAGTGAGGTCTACCAGTGCTTTCTGCTAGAGTCATTTGCAACTTTCCTCATCCACAAAATCAACTCTAGCATCAAACCAGCACCATGCCCTTGCCAAGCTTTCCAGatcaaactgttttctttccttaccCAACTGAACTcgatgctgcttctcttcttcACTTCGAAGGAAGGTGTCCAATGACTTCAGGTCTGTCATGTAATCTTCTTTGCCAGTAGGAGAATTATAGAGAATGGGCGAGGAGCGGTAACGAGATCTCAGCCCACCGCTTTCCACTGGTCCAATGCTTGTGGGGTACGGAGATCCACCAGGAGAGGGGCTGAAGTTGGAAATCTTGggcaaataaaagcaaaccgTTGCGTCACACACAAAGGACAGAACTGCATTCTGATTTGTAAACGATGTGAATATAAGACTGTGTCAGCTCTTTGACAGAGagttgttggagagggtccagaggagggccacaaagatgatcagggggctggagcacctctcctacaaagaggctgagggagctgggcttgttcagcctggagaaggctgaggggtgacctcattgcagcctttccgTACCTAAAGAGAGCCTACAAACGGGAGgggaaatcaactctttgaaagggtagataacagcaggacaaagggaaattagttgaagttgaggaagggaagatttaggttggatgtcagggggaagttctttactatgaaagtggtgaggtgctggaccaggctgcccagagaggttgtggatgctccatccatccctggaggtgttcaaggccagactggatggggccccgggcagcctggtctagtattaaatggggaggttggtggccctgcatgtggcaggggggttggagattcatgatccttgaggtcccttccaaaccttgccattctgtgtgattctgcgTGTGGGACACACGTGAACACAACTCTCAGCTACCTGGTGCTCACCTTCAGCAGCACAACACGAGGACACGATGACCTAATGCAAAGACTTTAAAGATGCCTTGGTCCTTACCTTATTGTAGGTGCTGCCTGGTGAATAGGTGATCGTACTGCTGTAAGAAGCACTGCTGTTGGACAGAGCCTGCAGCTGAGGGCTGTACCCTGGGATACAACTGGTGGTAAACTTTGGACTGGCACTAGGAGAGCGAGATGGGCTGTAACTCAGCACACTTTGACCCTGGATCGGAGGAGAAGGTGTTGAAGAAGGGACTTTCTTTGCTGTCAGTTCACGTGGTGGAGTTGTTTGTACCGCtggaatacagaaaaacaatcaTGAAGATGGTGGAAAGATCATCAAGATTTGTAAGTCTCTCCGATTTCTGATCTTTTTACTCCATATGACATCAGAATAATATTAAACATAAACagttggagaagagaaggttccagggagacctcattgtggccttccaatatttgaagggagtgtataaaaaggagggggaaagactgtttatgagggtggatagtgatagaacaagaggaaatggttttaaactgagacaggggaggtttaggttagatattaggaggaagtttttcactcagagggtggtgacacactggaacaggttgcccaaggaggttgtggatgcccatccctggaggcattcaaggccaggctggatgtggctctgggcagcctgggctggtggaTGGCACATAGCTGGGGGTTGAAACTGGTCATCGTggttctttccaactcaggccattctatgattctatgataaaccTATAGGTTACAAACTCCTCATTCAGCCTCACAGCACTTGAGTCCCTCACTatcaaattccttttttttcttttttttttttactatgtgCTTCCCCCTCCAGTTCTACAAAAACTTGATGCTCTGAATTCTAATGTGCTGCAGGTAATTTAAGCTTACTGTTCATATAATTCTGAACTCCTCAAAGAATCTTGCACTGAAGGAAGATaacaccagaaaacaaaaccaaaagaacaCAAAAGGGCTGCCAGAGGTATTTATAACACCCACCTGTattctgcagccccagcagggTCTGCTGTCCAGGACTCATAACCAAACTTGTTGGTGCCACCGTGTATTTGAAGTACCTCCAGAAATCAAACAAAGCATTCAGGCTGAACAGAGACGCGAATGCAAGTTCTAGAATAAACACAGAATTTTCTATGTGGGTTGAGCATGAAGAATAAATAACAACTcaaaatttttctctctctcttgctccTTTACACCATTTAGTTGTATTTGACACCGTAGTTTAGAGTCTACTCATCTGAAACGAATTTAAATTATTGTGATGCACCACACACACCCACGATACAGAAAAGAACTCTGAAAATTAAATGCTGCAGCAACTCACCGATATACCAGAGTGGCCAGTATGTTATGTTGTAATACGTGCTTATGAGTTTTCCagtcctgaaaagaaaaaagaaaaaataagttgcCATTTTGCTACTGTAACCAATGAAATACTGGAGaactttgtttgtttggatcAGATGTAGCAGCAAAACATACATTTCAGTATATATCATGCCTGCAAATGACACGTTAAGGAGGCCCCAGGCCAAGACCACCTTCCGGgcttctgtctcttttctcaTCTTGATGGTCCTGTCGATGAGGGAAGTGGTTGGACTCTGTTCTGGTGTCATGATCTGTAACAACAAGGacaaagtaaagagaaaaaaaaactcaattTTTAGACAGTAAGATTATTAGTCAGCAtaaggttaaagaaaaaaaacaggaatctAAAACTCAGGGCTTTACCTTTGGGCACTGAGTCATGCTTaccaaataaaaagcaaaaaaaccctgCAGATTATTTTTACTGTGTATATAAGGAAtgtttttccagtatttctccAGCTCATTACTGCAAAGCAGCATCCTTTTTCTCCAGTGAGGTGCAGATAAGAGGAGAAAGACAGAACCCAGCCTCATTTTTGAAAGATAACATGCTGCAGAAGCAAGAAGCAAAGTTCCTGTCTTCTCCAAGCAAGTGCAGCTCGGAAGGATCTGCAGAATTTTGCAGTTTCTCTATGGAAAATTCCCATTCACACCTGCACACAACAGTGTTTTCAGACCAGAAAGCAGCCTCCTGTGATTTCAGTACATCTGAACACTCTCTGTCCATGTATCACTGATCTCTCTGACAGCTGCATGATACCTCTCTGTAAGTACAGCCCAGACgagctttaagatcccttccaacccaaaccattctatggtaAATGCACTGATACAAGTTATCCATAGTCACTGTGGGACCTTGCTGTAGGTAttgctgttcattgcaggggagttggactaaatgacctttaaagatcccttccaacacaaatgaTTTCTATGAACTGAACGTTGCTTCCACAAAAATCATGTTATTTGCTGTTTcttagaatggcctgggttgaaaaggaccacagtgatcatccagtttcaacccccctgctgtgtgcagggtcaccaaccaccagcccaggctgcccagagccacatccagcctggccttgaatgccctagggatggggcatccacaacctccttgggcaacctgttccagtgcctcaccaccctctgtgtgaaaaatttcctcctaatatctaacctaaacctctcctatctcagtttaaaaccattcccccttatcctatcactatctaccccTCATGAACAGTTGTTCCcactcctgtttatacactcccttcaaataATGAAGATATATATGATGTCTTCCCTGAAGCTAATGAGAAGAGATGTCCCTCTGTCAGTACACTGGAGGTCTCCTGGGCTCTGATGCtgcaaaacaaagataaaagcTGGGGAAAGCATGGATGTGTTCAGCCTAGGGACCATTTCTGTGACTGTGGGCGGTATCAAGCGCAGTGAGATTCCAGTTGGTGCTGCAGCCTATCCCTGCATGTaacacagctgcacagcacgAAGTGAGAATTC is a genomic window of Meleagris gallopavo isolate NT-WF06-2002-E0010 breed Aviagen turkey brand Nicholas breeding stock chromosome 1, Turkey_5.1, whole genome shotgun sequence containing:
- the TMEM209 gene encoding transmembrane protein 209; translation: MTPEQSPTTSLIDRTIKMRKETEARKVVLAWGLLNVSFAGMIYTEMTGKLISTYYNITYWPLWYIELAFASLFSLNALFDFWRYFKYTVAPTSLVMSPGQQTLLGLQNTAVQTTPPRELTAKKVPSSTPSPPIQGQSVLSYSPSRSPSASPKFTTSCIPGYSPQLQALSNSSASYSSTITYSPGSTYNKISNFSPSPGGSPYPTSIGPVESGGLRSRYRSSPILYNSPTGKEDYMTDLKSLDTFLRSEEEKQHRVQLGSSDSSSPSSSPTFWNYSRSMGDYAQILRKFQYQLACRSQAPSAHKDEADLSSKQAAEEVWARVMMNRQLLDHMDSWTAKFRNWINETILVPLVQEIESVSTQLRRMGCPELQIGEASISSLKQAALVKAPLIPTLNAIVQYLDLTPNQEYLVERIKELSQGGCMSSFRWNRGGDFKGRKWDTDLPTDSSIIMHVFCTYLDSRLPPHPKYPDGKTFTSQHFIQTPDKPDTSNENVFCIYQSSINPPHYELIYQRHVYNLPKGRNNMFHTLLMFLYIIKTKESGMLGRVNLGLSGVNVLWIFGE